GGTTAACTGAGTGACAATTTCGCCGAGTGTATGCCCAAGCTCTTCTGCCGGAACAGCGTCAGTATTGTTGTAAGCCTTCTCAATTATTTCTTTCATATGTTGCTATTTCCTTTTTTAAAAAAACTTTGCTCAAAGGCAGAAGGAATTGCAACGTATTTCTGGGATGTGATTATAGAAATTGATTCTAAACTGTGGAGTGCGGGCGTTTAGTTGGAGTCGATCCACCTAGAGTTGCATCGATGGCAGGCTGACATTGTTTTCTTTTTCGACCGCACACCACTGGTTTTAGCTGAAGGACTTTGTGTCGGTGTGAAAGCAGATCCCTGTTAAGGCGCTTTCTTTATGCTTTTTGTGCCCTGTCCCCTTTGTCAAAACTCGTTAACCGGTGTTGAGAGTAGTTCAACTAGGGCACGCTGTTTGAAGCTTCGCCTGCCCTGCTTTCACTTTCGGTTTTCAGAGTTAAACAACCAAAGCGCCATGGTCTCAAGCTTCGCCTGCCCTGCTTTCACTTTCGGTTTTCAGAGTTAAACAACCAAAGCGCCATGGTCTCAAGCTTCGCCTGCCCTGCTTTCACTTCCAATGTTGTTGAAGGCTTTTAGCCTGTGTTTACAAAGCTTTGCGACTCCCATGCTCGCAGGAATCTGCTAAGCCTATGTTTTCGCGGGGTGTAGGCTACAAATCCCGCCGCTTCGTTGCGATTCTTTTCAAAGTAGTTGTGAATGTTTGTGAGGGTTCTTCTGCCCCATCCAACAAGCCTTGTGAAGGGTCGCTCTAACCAGAACTGTTTGGATTTTCTTAAGCCAAGACGTTTATGAATATCTTCATACTTGCGGGCCATTTGTGCTGCAAAAAATCTGAGGAATTTAAGAAACTCCCTGCGGGCTTCTTCATATGGTAGTGACCTAACAGGCTCAATGAGAAGGTGAATATGATCATTGTTGATAGCTTTGTCTCTGATTTTAACATGATACCTCTTAGCTGAAGCTTCTAAGAGTCGAGCGATCGAAATTTGGCTTTTGGTGAACCAAATGTTTTTACCAAGCCTTGCTTTAAACACTGCATGGATAAGTTTAAATTGATCAAAGGGGCGCGCCACTTTTCGGTAGTTAAGAGCCCCGCCATACTGATGTTGTTTTTCAATCCACCAGAGCTTGGTGTTTCGTCTCGGCTCTTTGATTAGTGAAAGCTGCTTCCTGCGAGATTGCAAAATTTGCTTAGCAGTTAATCGCGTCGACATCTAAGCGCCTTTTCTTGTTTATCCGTTTCTTCTTCTGTCTTCCATTCAGTTCAGGGTCCCAAGTCTTCAAGTCTTCAAGTCTTCAAGTCTTCAAGTCTTCAAGTCTTCAAGTCTTCAAGTCTTCAAGTCTTCAAGTCTTCAAGTCTTCAAGTCNNNNNNNNNNNNTTACCCTCAGTTATCCAAATAGGCAAACTTTTATCTGTCCAAATGCTGCGTGTTATTAAGTGTTTGTGATACCGCTACCTTTTTAAAAACGACCGCTGGCAACACTAAAAAAGGGCTAACTCATGAAACTCACCTAACTCACCTAACTCAACTTTCTCATATCTCGGCATGTCGCAATTGAAATATAGAACAAGTAGGACAACTTATTCCCGAGAGTTTTTTGGTGCAATCACCAAGCGATTTGACCCAACTTAATTGCCAAGCGACTTGACCCTACTTAGTTACCAAGCGATTTGACCCTCTTTAATGGATCTTAAAGGCTGAGAATATATGCAACTTATGGGAGGAGCTGGCAAAAGCGATACGGGCAGCATGGACACAGTAAGAGCTGCGAGCTCCTATTGGGACAATTTACCTGCTGCTCATACCTTTTAATCGGAGTTTAACAAAAACAGTAATTTTCACGCCGTAAATTAAACTATCAATTCTTTTGCGACCCAGAGCCCTGACTTAGAATATCGCCTAGCATGGAGGTATCAATGCTTGTTCTAATCAGATTCTTTGGCGCCTTTTCAAATCTAATAGGGTATCGAAATTGCTTTACATTCCTAATTGCAGGCTCAGTGCTTGTTGCACCCTCTTTGTCACTGAGTGAAGAAAACCAATCTCTAAAATACATCGGCTTTTCGTCAAACCCTAAGATAGGCTTTTCCTTCGGGACCTCACATTTTACGCTCGAGTCAGAATATTTCGTCGAAAATCAACCCAGCTATCATAGGTCGGGTTTTGATTTCTCTGTCAGAACTGCTGGCTTTGTGGGTCAGTTGAACTACTATTTTGAGAAAGCCTTCGAGGGCTTCTTTGCAGGCATTCACTCGGGAAGCGTTGAGGTTACCGAACGTGATGGATTTGGAACATCTGCTGACCCCTCATTTACCGGATTCACAAGGAGCCCCAGCGAGTCTCTTATAGGGGCGCAGGTTGGGTATATGTTTATCTGGCAGAATGGAATCGCACTAGGCGTCTCTGTTCGTGGTACGTATTACGGGCAAGAAATTTATAGCCTCATTTACGCTCCGATTGTAAGTCTCGGAGTTGTTTTTTAACTAGGCAGCAGAACACCTCTTAAGCAGAACACCTCTTAAGCAGAACACCTCTTAAGCAGAACACCTGCAATAAAAATCTCTTCAACAGAGAACCTCTTCGCTCGAATTTACTTGCGAAGAGCGAGAGCGGGATGCACTCGCGAGGCCGCAAGTGAAGGAACAAGTGAGCCAAGATAGGCGACGGTAACTCCTAGTAGGACCACTATGGCTACGTGAATCCACTCGACATGAATGGGAATTCTCGTGTCATAATAAAAATCTGGAAGACGGATGATCGGATATTTATCCAAGATATAACAAATTAACAGCCCCAATATTACGCCTATACCAATACCCAGTCCACTCAAGGCACATCCCATTTTCACAAACACATTCCGAACAGAACGCTCCGTAAACCCAAGCGTTCTCAGTGCGGCAATCTCATGCCTTTTCTGAGCCACCAATAGATTCATGACCATCACCATAGCCAAGGAAGCAATAACGAAAGCAATTGATAAAAACAAACCAATCAGAAATTTTTCCATTTTTAGGCTGTAAAAAAGTGCGCTGTTACGCTCCTGCCAGGTTTCAACATCGAACCCTTTGTCCTTAAGTAACCGCGCTATTGACTGAGTGTCGTCCAAGTTTTTAAGTCTCACCTGCCAACCTATCCACTTTGAGCTTGATGGATAAAGATTCACTGTGTCGATGGGCACAAACATATAGTTGCTATCGATTTCGGCAACGTTTGTTTGCAGAACTTTAGAAACATCTACTTGCTCAAGGGGCAGCGATTCTCCCGGAGGTAAAAGCAACTGCTCTGGTGGCACCAGGGTCAAGGTATCCTGCTCAAAAATCCCCAAGCTACGGGCCAGCTCAAAACCGACTAATGCTCCTCGAATTTCAGAACTTTTCGCCGCATCTTTGTAAAACCGAGATTCACTAGGCGACAGCCCTCCAGAAATACTGTCACCGATTAACTCACTAGACTCTTCCTCTAGAGATAGCCCACTCCCTGATCCCCAATCTTTCGCCTTACCACTACTGAGGCCACCCGAAATCTGCTCCTCAAACTCCACTTTCCGATCGGCATCAACAACCCGCTTCAAACCATCTTGCGTCAAAGCGACAATAACCGCGCCCCCAAAAAGTCCATCAATAGATTTTACGACGGAGTCTTGATAGGTAGCTCTTTCGACGGCATCAATACGGGGATCACTTTTAAGATCAAGAATTTCTACAGCGCGATTAAAGTCAGCGTCTCGCACATGAAGATGAGGCTCCAATCGCAACAAACGATTTCGAATGGAATCACCAAATCCATTCATGACGCTCAAAACAACGACAAGTGCCATCGAGGAAAGGCCAACACCCAAGATACTTAGCCATGCGATCACACGAACCACAGAACTCGTTCGCTTTGAAAGCAAAAAGGCTTTAAAGAACTTCCACCACATCGAAAGGATCTTACACGGCTTTTTTGTTTTGATCCAAAAGTTCTAGAATTTGTTGCTGCTGAGCAGAAGGTACAAGCTCACAGCCACTCACGAACTCCCACAGCACAGAGACCGTTGCAGTTTGCGGGCTTGGGTCAATCTGAATTGATTCACTTATGGCAACGCCGCCCATATAGAGAGGGTTTGGAGGGTTATCTGTAGCGTCGAAGCTTCCTGTAGCGGCGCTGGGCTCTCTCACTTCGACTTCTAGAATCACCCCAGTCGTTAATCCATCTCGATAATTCCATTCAGCGATTTGGCCCAAGAAGTCGACCTGAAATTTTAGCATTCGGCCATCGACGGATATCCATAGAAAGATATTCGCATCATAAGGGCTGTGCCACCACAGTGAGCGCATATTTTCACCATCTATTTGAATGACATCATCGACGGCGAGCTGAAGTGCCGAGCGAGCCTTCGTGATCCAATTGGTGATTCCCATTAAGCTTGGTGTTCGCGCCAAGATAACCCTTCCTCTTATTTTGCAAACGGATCAAAAAACTTTTTCTTATTCGCCTTTTTAGACTCTTTTTGTGTAGCAAGCTCACGCTCGACTTCTTCTTTGTTTAACTCAAGCGTCTTCATTTCTTCTTCTTTTCGCACATCTTCCGAAGCACTTCGAAGCAAGAAAGATTTTTGCATTGCCTTAAGTACAACGACGGCCTCATCAATGGCCTCAATAGCTCTTCGGCTCGCTTTAGGAAGTTCCGGAGCAACCTCCGCAAGTGCGGGCAATAATAACGTCATGGATTCGGTTAAAGAACTCATATTGGTTATAAGGCCCGATATCTGGCCGGATATCTGAGGATTTTCTTTAATCATCTGCACCATTCCCGGTAAAATCTCATTCATACTTCCTGATGCTATGGAGAAGTTTTCCACCAGATGACCAATATTGTCGCTGCGGTTCACTGAGCGGCCCAGTTTGTGAACCTCTTTAGACATCAGGTACATATTTTCTACTAGTGGCTCCAACCGGTCAAACACCCCGATAAGAGCGTGAGAGCGCCTTCGATCAGAGAACGCCTCTAAAAGTATCTTCATGTTATCAACCAGCCCACCGAGAGTTTCTAAATAAGGACCAATTTGCTGACTACTGAACAAATCTACCAGATCCAAATGTTTGACTGACAAAAGTCGCTCATTTGGTGTCACATTCTCTTGCTCGCCTACCGACAACTCCAAAACTTTGTCGCCAATGATAAACGGACGGAAAGCTCTAACTCGGCTATCTTTCTTGATGCGATCCAGGAACTTCTCAGCAACCTCGAAGTGAACAAGAATTTCATTGCTCTTAGTAAATGAAACATCTGTGACAGAGCCGATCTTTAAGCCCGACATTCTGACTTCTGTGCCGGGGTAGACTCCATCTCCGCTTGTCAGAATTGTTTCGAGCGGAATATCTGACTCCAGCCAGCCTTTTGTTACCGCAACTGTGATAAAGCTCATAACAACGGCGCCCGCCGCAAGAAGAGTGAAAATACCAGCTACCTTTTCGAACTTCGAAAACTTAACTTGCATCTTTTAACACCTTTGAGAGCGTCGCCTGAGACTGCAATGCAATCTGGAACTTTTCTGCTACTATCTCTTTAGGAACATCCTGGGGCTTCGAAGATGCTACAAATAGACAGTCCGATTTGAACTGTTGATAAGCGGTTAAAAGTTGAAGCAATTGTTTTACTGAGTCTTTCTCAAGGCCAGCCCAAGGTTCGTCGAGTATTACGACTTGAGGCTGCAGGAGCAATGCCCGCAAAATACTCGCCAAATGTATAACTTCGAATGGCAAATAGGCTGGCAGGCGGTTCTGAAATTTCTGAAATTCAAACTCGAGGAGAGCATTATCGACTATCTTCTGCCCCAGGTCTTCTTCGATTCGATGGTAACGAAGCGGCAAAAGCAGATTGTCTCTTAATGTACGATTGACCAATAAGCCGCCCCTGACAGAAGCAAAGCCTATGTTTAATCTAAGGGGTTGAAACTCTTCAAACGAAAGCGTCTTAGTATCTTTGCCATTGTAGAGAACATCAAATCGTTCATCCAAGCTTAGACTGGCTAAGGCCCGCAACAAATGACTTTTGCCACTTGCGACACTGCCGGAGTAGATGAGCATACGTCCGCAGCTTAAAAGCGAAGCACCGAATCTGTGCAGAAACTCCCCGGTTTCTTGAAATGAAGGAGTTTGAGAGGGGGAATTAGAATTAGAATTAGAATTAGAATTAGAATTAGAATTAGAATTAGAATTAGAATTGGAAACTAAACCAGAAGCAGAACCAGAAACTGATTTCGAGTTAGAATTTGATTCCTTCCCAGAAACATCGGCGACTCTTAAAGAAAGAGTCTGAATCTCTTCTCGTTCAACGGAAAGCGGCCCATATCCCAGAAAACATTTTTCTTTCGCTTTAAAAGCTAAAACCCCAGAGCTAGGTTCTGTCATCGAAGAACTCCAAACTTTAAAAGGGTTTTAAGATAAAATAAGATCGTTACGATCAAATTAAAGCTGACCACGTAGACGACACTTCTTACGACCGCCCGAGTGGTTACCTGCGGCACTTCATGAGCGCTTCCTGAAAGTTGCAACCCTTGAAAGCAGGAGACTGAAAAGATAATAAAGCCGCTAAAGGTGTTCTTTAAGAAAAAGATGATGTAATCATCCATAGAAATGGCATTGACCAGCTGAGAAAGAAAGTACTGCAGAGGTACCTGTGTTTGAAGACGCACGATTAGATATCCGCCCATAAGAGCTACTGCACAAAAGTAGGCAGCCAAACAGATGACGGAGATCATTCCACCAACAAGACGCGGAAAAACAATAAAGCTATAGGGATGAATGCCCATGCTCTCAAGTGCTTCAATTTCGCGATTCACCTTCATGTTGCCCAGCTCGGAAGCCACAGCTGTTCCTGATCGCGCAATTACAATCAAGGCGACGAGTAGTGGCCCGATCTCTCTGACGACAACAGCTATCAAAAAAGGGGCAACCACCGACGCACCGAAAATGCTCGCTTGTGATTGGCTTTGAGCCATCACAACTGCACCACTCCCTAGAGCGAGTACCGAAATGATGGGTAGCGCCTGAAACCCTGTGAAATAAATTTGTGCAGAAATAACTGAAAAAATAGTTCGTAGGCCTTGGGTCTGATGAAAAAGAGTTGCCCGAAAGGACACGTAAACCATCAAGTAAAGATTTGCCGTATACTCTAGCATAGAAAGAGATCTTGTGCCGACGGCGCTCAAAAAGCTCATATAAGGATTATCGGCAAAACAAGTGTTTATCTTTTCGACTTACGGCACAGGAACAAGACGTTCATCGTAGGCCCAAAGAGAGTAGAAAAGGGATTTCACAGACTCAATAGCTGACTCTCCAAAAGACGGGGTCGCCCTAGCCCAAACAACTCCTCTTTTATATATGGCAATGCTCTTAGGGAAAATAGCACGAAAAACTTGATAAGCCCGGTACATATGTAGCTTCGAAGTAACCAGCACTATGTCTCGACACTTCAATGTCTCCACGATTGGCAGCGCTTGCTGAGCATTGCCATACGTGGTTTCTGAGTGCCTCTCTAGAACAATTCTTTTTTCAGATACCGAAGAGTAAAATGGCCACTGAGGAAATATCTCCCGCAATTGTGCGTGCGGGTGAACGCCTGAGATAATGACGTAGTCTATCATTCGCTGCGACAAAAGATCGAAACCCTCGCGAACTCTTCCGGACCCGCCTGTTAAGACAATAGCACAGTCAGCGCGCTGGGGGCGGGTCCAGGACTCAACATCTCCCGCTATGACACGATGGTATTCTATGGAAAACCTGAACCCCACAAAAATCATTCCCAGTAGAAAGCCAGCGCTTATCCATTTCAGCCAAATAGGGAATGAAACTGATAGTGACGACCACTTAATATCTCTCATCTAGCTGCTAGAACCTCAATTTCAACAGGAACTCCAAGTGGCAAGCCCGCAACCTGCACTGTTGATCTCGCCGGGGGCGCTGCTTTGAAGTAACTGCCGTAAATTTCGTTTACGAATTTAAAGTCTGCCATGTCTTTAAGAAAAATCGTTGTTTTGATTACGTTCCCAAAGCCCAGTCCTGCTTCTTTCAATACCGCTTCAACATTCTTCATAATCTGAACTGTGTGCTCTGAAACCCCGCCTTCGACTAATGAATTGGTTTCGGGGTTAAGGCCGATCTGTCCCGAACAGTAGAGAATACCGCCACACTCGACTGCTTGTGAATAGGGCCCGACGGGTTTGGGTGCATTTGAAGTGGTTACGATTCGTTTTTCCATGGAGACTCCTTATAAGTATCGCCCTTCACTATTAAATAATAGGGGCTTTGAGTTTGTTTGACGAAACCAATATAACAGGGCAAAACTCATTCTGAGAAGCCCTTGTTTTTAGTTTGAACAAGTCGTCTATCGTATTGAATTTATTTGGAGAATATTTGATGAACTACATTTTTCACTTCGAACAGACTCCGAACACACGGGCCGTAAAATTCGTGGCGAACAAAGCCTTCACCGATCAAACTGCCCAGTTCGAGTCTTCTCAGGACGCCATTTTTTCTCCCCTTGCCAGCAAGATCTTCGGGTTTCCCTGGGCCGAGGCCGTATACATCGCTCCCGAATTTGTGACGGTCACGAAGCAAGATTGGGTGAGCTGGGAGGTTCTGGCTGAGCCCCTTTGCGAAATGATTAGCGAACATTTGAATTCAGGTTTACCTGCTCTGAGTGATAAAAAAACGAGTGACGCACTTTCAGAGAACGACAGTGATGATTCCAAAGAAGTTCGGCTCATCAAACATATCTTGAATACTGAGATCCGCCCTGCAGTCGCGTTCGACGGAGGCGATATTGTTTTTCAAAAATACGAAGACTATGTAGTTTATGTGGCTCTTAAAGGGTCCTGCTCCGGCTGTCAGTCTTCGGTAATTACTCTTAAAGAGGGCGTCGAAAGTCGACTTCGAAACGCACTACCAGAGATTCAGGGAGTCGTTGCCGTTTAGCTACTTCGCCAAATGTTTACGCGATTAAGCCTTTTTTGCCTAATTGGCTTTCATGACGGTATTCTAGACTCTCAGCTAGTCAAATTGACTCCGGGGCGGCGATTCCTTCAGAATAAAAAGGAATTCGCTCTTCCGCCCGAGCCACTGGCCGGCACCTAAGCCTTTAGCAACCTAAGGAGAAAGTTGTGAAAAAAATTTTTCCCGCGCTACTTTTATGTGCATCATGTTCAACTCTGCAAAATGGATCTAGCCGCGGAGCGGGTGATTCTCACAATCTGACAGAGTCCGAAGCGAAATTACGTTCAAATTCTATTTCAAGTGTTACCTACGATCTTTACTTCGATCTCACAGAGAGAACTGAGTTTAAAGGAACCTCTCAAATTTCCTTTCGCTCTTTGAAACCTTTATCTGCATTGAGAGTTGATTTTACCGGAGGAACTGTTCACGGCGTTGCTGTCAACAACTCTGCAGCGAACTTCGAATACGACGGCAACGCTATTCGAATAGATTCAGGGAGCTTTAATTCCAAAGTTGATAACACAATCAAAATAGAATTCTCGCACCCTTACTCTCACGACGGCGAGGGCCTTCATCAATTTGTGGATCCAGAAGACCAGAAGATTTATCTTTACAGCAACCTCGAGCCCTATGACGCAAATAAGATATTTCCTTGTTTCGACCAACCAGATCTGAAAGCGAGCTACTCGATGAAAGTCGATGCCCCATCTGACTGGATTGTTGTTGGGCCAGACAAAGAAACACGAGTGACCACTCTTGATAATAGAGAAACTACTTCAAGGTGGGAGTTCGCAAAGAGCGAAGTTTTCAGCACCTACATATGGTCGCTTATCGCCGGCAACTACAAAGTTATTGACGGGGGCGGCAAGCGAATCCCTCTTCGACTCTTGGTCAGACAAAGCCTTTCAAAGTATGTTGATTCAAATGCTTGGTTCAGATGGACCCGCTCAGGGTTTCAGTTTTTTGAAAACTACTTTGGTGTGAAATACCCTTACTCAAAATACGATCAAATTATAGTTCCAGAGTTCCCTTCTGGCGCTATGGAAAACGTCGGCTCCGTGACCTTTAACGAGTCCTTCGTTAAAAGGGGTAAGTCAACTCGCACCGAAAACCTACGCTTGGCTAGCGTTATCCTGCATGAAATGGCACATATGTGGTTTGGAAATCTCGTAACTATGAGATGGTGGGACGGACTGTGGCTTAACGAAAGTTTTGCGACCTATATGGCTTACGTCGCCCTTCACGAAGCTACCGAGTTCAAAGAAGCCTGGGTAAACTTCTTTCGTGAAAAGCGATGGGCCTATTGGGAGGATCAACTCATCACCAATCATCCCATCAACGGTGTCGTGGCTGATACTCAATCCGCATTTGCAAGTTTCGATGGTATTACCTACGGCAAAGGAGCTGCTTGGCTTCAGCAAGTAAACCGCTACATTGGCAAAGAGGCCTTTCAAAAAGGTTTACGCACGTATTTCGAACGTCACAAGGGGCAAAATACAGAAATCTCTGATTTTATCGGCGCACTTTCGGTAGGCGCTGGCAAAGACATATCTCAGTGGTCGGAAACTTGGCTAACTACCAAAGGTGTCAATGGGGTCACCGTCGCATACGGCGATAAAGTTAAGTGCTCTGGTGCCATCAACGAAATTACATTCAAACAAGTGAAGCTTCCGCACGCAAATGCACTCAAGGAGCAACGCTTTCAGGCCGCTCTTTACAAAGACAAAAAGGTCATTAGAAAGATTGAAGTTCTACTTAACGCATCCACAGAGACGAAGGTTGCCTTGCCGTCGACTGCGTGCCCGGACTTCGTTCTTATTAACTCAGATGACACTGGTTTTTTACGAAATATTCACTCCGCTGCTGAGATTCTTGCCCTTTTAAATCAAGCTCCTCAGCTTAGCGACACGAAAGCTCGTCAACTGGTTTACTTCAACATTTTTGAGCAGGTTCGAGAAGGTTCCATTCCACTGCAAAGTTTTAGCCTCTTAGTAATTCAAGCTTTAGAGAAAGAGACTGACACAGAAGTCTTATCTCAGCTTTCTAGAGCTCTAGTTGGACCATACTCTCTGTCTCGTTATTTGATTCCTAATTGGAGCCTAAGCGCGGTAAGTGCTCTTGAAACTACTCCCTCCTCAGGGCTCTTGGCTTCAACGAATGAAATGGCTTCTGTACCGGAAGTCCAAGTTGCAGCCAGCAAACCAACTCTTTCTGCCGGCGAAGACCCCATTATTTCCACGACTCGCGAAAACAGCGGAATGACTACTGAGACTAATTTTTCTAATCGTACAGTGCGAAAAATAGAGAAAGTCCTCTTAGCTCGGCTTCTAAAAGCAAGCCCCGGCTCAGAACTCCAGATGCACTTTTTTAATATGCTCACGAGCTTCTATCAGTCGCCCGAAAGTGCTCAAACAATAATCGCCATTTTAGATGGAAAGACCAAATTGAAGGGCCTTGCTCTTGACAGTGATCGAAAATGGCAATTGCTTGGCGCTCTTGCACGCACTGGTAACCATGAAGCCTCCACCCGCATCCAGTCTCACTACGAGCTTGATAAATCGCAAAGAGGCGAAGAAAATAAGCTTTCTGCAATGGCATCCATCCCAGATCTAAAAACGAAGAAAGATTTGTATTCGCAAGTTCTTAAAAATGAGCCTCCGATTAGTCTCGCTTTGCAGGAATCAATTCTTTTTAATTTGTTTCCACCTGGCCAAGAAAACCTGCACAAACCCGTTGTCGGCGAATTCTTTAAAAACCTGCGAAAATTCAACGACACGAAACCAACCTCGTTTTTAAGAGCCTACGCAGAAGTCGTACCGGATACCTGCTCGCCCCAAGTGCGCGACGACATCGATATCTTTTTGAAAGGCTCAAAAGCGCCGCCGGCATTGACAAAATCGCTTCGAATCGCTCGGCAAGAAGGTGAAAGGTGTGAGCTTGTGAGAAAGGCCTCTCACTTTATCAAGTGAGGGCTATCCAAACAGAGACATCCGTGACGACGGATGTCTTTTTGCTTGTAAGAAAGGCTTCTCCCTTTTAAGGGAGGCCTTCCTAATACAAACTCGCAAGATTTTAGAATACTAAATCAACTGCGACGCCAAAGTGATCCGAAAATCCAGCGTCTTTCGAGCTTGAAGTGTTGAAATTGTAGGGTTTAGGAACCATTTCAGCTGCTGCTTTTGCGAAGCGCTCCGCAAAATGTACAGCTAAACTTCCAAGTTCTGACGCCATAGTTTTTAACTGGCCACCGAATGGTTCAGTCGCAAAAGGCGGTGCGACAATTCGATAGCTTTTAACAATATCGGCTGATTGACTGCTCGAAAGAACGTGGTGACCTAAAAATATCATATCGAATCGGTTCCACTGTCGATTGGTTCGGTAAAAATAAGTTCCTTTGGCAACACCTACGGCTTCGATCTCTGGTGCGACCCCCTCTTGTTCAACATACGCTCTATGAAGATCGACCATGCGATTCCCCCAAGTGCGTTCTTCAAGTTTTGAGTAAGGCACTGGGTTTTCAGTTTCAAGAGAGTTAAAGTCTCCTGTAGCAAATGCTGAGTATCCGCTTCCGTAGGTTGCGTACCCGTCATCGATAGCTGCTTTTAAAACGTCTGCCGAGGCCAAGCGCTGGCGAGTTGGAGCTGCTTGAGATGGCCAATGATTTACATAAATTCCCAGTTTTTTGTCGGTTCCAACAATTTCAAATACAACATTGAGAATATTTCGAGTGTCCATACCCTTCATATCGGGGTGTGCATTTATATCATATTCATTCTTTTCTAAAAATCTTACTTTGTCGCTTTTCCACATGACTGCCACGTCAATACCACGTGTGTCTGGCCCGTCAGTGATGGCGTAGGAGTCGTATCCGGCTCGTTCTGCAAGAAGCCGAACGACCTTATCGTTCTCGACTTCTTCGAGCGCGACGATGTCTGGATTATTCAGGTAACGAATGACCTTTGCAATTTGGCCCAATTTAATATTTAGCTTCTTAGGTGTCCAATCTGTTTTGAAGCACTTGTTTCTGTAGTAACTGTTGCGGATCGTTGCACATTTCTCTTTCATCGGATGACCCATGGGCAAAAACTCATAATCGAGGGTGCCTTCGTCAAACTCTGTATCAAACAGGTTTTCTACGTTGTAGGACATCACTCGAACGGTGCTTGCTTGCAAACCAAAGCCAAAAAATGAACTCACGATGATTGACCAAAAAACTGTACCCCTTGCTGCTTTAATCATGCTTCCCCCTACAGACAGTTTTAGTAATACACTGAACCCTAGATATAGGGCTAGCCTGACCCTGAATATTTTTCAACATCCCTCTGGTGACCCTAACAGAAATCTAATGGAGCTTAAAAAAGCAGCAGATGTGAGGTTTGAGATTTCTTGGTCTCAGTGTTGAATATGCATCCTAACTCTATGGAGCGATTTAGGTTTTTCAAAACGACAGGCAAAGCGACTGGAGCCTCATCAGGCAAGGCTCACTTAATACCTCGATAAAGGTCCTGACGCTTGACGGCGGATCAGTCGCAAATCTAGGAAGTCTCCTGCGCGTGCAAGAAGCAGACGCAGCTCAAATCACACTTGTACTAAGTTTTTGAACCTCGGCAACAATGCCTTCAAGATCCTCCACCATTGTATCAAACGAGCACATCCACCTTGCGACAAATTCAGTCTCATCCCATATATAGAAAAAATACTTTGAACGCA
The genomic region above belongs to Bdellovibrionales bacterium CG10_big_fil_rev_8_21_14_0_10_45_34 and contains:
- the pepN gene encoding aminopeptidase N produces the protein MKKIFPALLLCASCSTLQNGSSRGAGDSHNLTESEAKLRSNSISSVTYDLYFDLTERTEFKGTSQISFRSLKPLSALRVDFTGGTVHGVAVNNSAANFEYDGNAIRIDSGSFNSKVDNTIKIEFSHPYSHDGEGLHQFVDPEDQKIYLYSNLEPYDANKIFPCFDQPDLKASYSMKVDAPSDWIVVGPDKETRVTTLDNRETTSRWEFAKSEVFSTYIWSLIAGNYKVIDGGGKRIPLRLLVRQSLSKYVDSNAWFRWTRSGFQFFENYFGVKYPYSKYDQIIVPEFPSGAMENVGSVTFNESFVKRGKSTRTENLRLASVILHEMAHMWFGNLVTMRWWDGLWLNESFATYMAYVALHEATEFKEAWVNFFREKRWAYWEDQLITNHPINGVVADTQSAFASFDGITYGKGAAWLQQVNRYIGKEAFQKGLRTYFERHKGQNTEISDFIGALSVGAGKDISQWSETWLTTKGVNGVTVAYGDKVKCSGAINEITFKQVKLPHANALKEQRFQAALYKDKKVIRKIEVLLNASTETKVALPSTACPDFVLINSDDTGFLRNIHSAAEILALLNQAPQLSDTKARQLVYFNIFEQVREGSIPLQSFSLLVIQALEKETDTEVLSQLSRALVGPYSLSRYLIPNWSLSAVSALETTPSSGLLASTNEMASVPEVQVAASKPTLSAGEDPIISTTRENSGMTTETNFSNRTVRKIEKVLLARLLKASPGSELQMHFFNMLTSFYQSPESAQTIIAILDGKTKLKGLALDSDRKWQLLGALARTGNHEASTRIQSHYELDKSQRGEENKLSAMASIPDLKTKKDLYSQVLKNEPPISLALQESILFNLFPPGQENLHKPVVGEFFKNLRKFNDTKPTSFLRAYAEVVPDTCSPQVRDDIDIFLKGSKAPPALTKSLRIARQEGERCELVRKASHFIK
- a CDS encoding reactive intermediate/imine deaminase; this encodes MEKRIVTTSNAPKPVGPYSQAVECGGILYCSGQIGLNPETNSLVEGGVSEHTVQIMKNVEAVLKEAGLGFGNVIKTTIFLKDMADFKFVNEIYGSYFKAAPPARSTVQVAGLPLGVPVEIEVLAAR
- a CDS encoding multidrug ABC transporter substrate-binding protein, whose translation is MQVKFSKFEKVAGIFTLLAAGAVVMSFITVAVTKGWLESDIPLETILTSGDGVYPGTEVRMSGLKIGSVTDVSFTKSNEILVHFEVAEKFLDRIKKDSRVRAFRPFIIGDKVLELSVGEQENVTPNERLLSVKHLDLVDLFSSQQIGPYLETLGGLVDNMKILLEAFSDRRRSHALIGVFDRLEPLVENMYLMSKEVHKLGRSVNRSDNIGHLVENFSIASGSMNEILPGMVQMIKENPQISGQISGLITNMSSLTESMTLLLPALAEVAPELPKASRRAIEAIDEAVVVLKAMQKSFLLRSASEDVRKEEEMKTLELNKEEVERELATQKESKKANKKKFFDPFAK
- a CDS encoding YdcF family protein produces the protein MIFVGFRFSIEYHRVIAGDVESWTRPQRADCAIVLTGGSGRVREGFDLLSQRMIDYVIISGVHPHAQLREIFPQWPFYSSVSEKRIVLERHSETTYGNAQQALPIVETLKCRDIVLVTSKLHMYRAYQVFRAIFPKSIAIYKRGVVWARATPSFGESAIESVKSLFYSLWAYDERLVPVP
- a CDS encoding NifU family protein, encoding MNYIFHFEQTPNTRAVKFVANKAFTDQTAQFESSQDAIFSPLASKIFGFPWAEAVYIAPEFVTVTKQDWVSWEVLAEPLCEMISEHLNSGLPALSDKKTSDALSENDSDDSKEVRLIKHILNTEIRPAVAFDGGDIVFQKYEDYVVYVALKGSCSGCQSSVITLKEGVESRLRNALPEIQGVVAV
- a CDS encoding ABC transporter permease, with product MVYVSFRATLFHQTQGLRTIFSVISAQIYFTGFQALPIISVLALGSGAVVMAQSQSQASIFGASVVAPFLIAVVVREIGPLLVALIVIARSGTAVASELGNMKVNREIEALESMGIHPYSFIVFPRLVGGMISVICLAAYFCAVALMGGYLIVRLQTQVPLQYFLSQLVNAISMDDYIIFFLKNTFSGFIIFSVSCFQGLQLSGSAHEVPQVTTRAVVRSVVYVVSFNLIVTILFYLKTLLKFGVLR